Proteins encoded together in one Methanomicrobia archaeon window:
- a CDS encoding methyltransferase domain-containing protein, which produces MMGPNAIRIVEEMTRSLDLKEGMRVLDLGCGKGLTSIFLARKFGVTVYATDLWISATENYQRFKDLGLEDLIIPIHAEAHDLPYAEEFFDIIISVDSFHYFGHEEGYLDKHLAPLLKKGGQILVGVPGLKKEFNGNIPEEMRPFYQDDYNFHTGEWWTALWEDSELVEGVYSKELDCHEQAWVEWLSCDHEYAKRDSAMMEAEGGKYYATVYIRSSRK; this is translated from the coding sequence ATGATGGGGCCTAATGCAATTCGAATAGTGGAAGAGATGACGAGGTCTCTTGACCTGAAAGAAGGCATGAGGGTTCTCGATCTCGGTTGCGGAAAGGGTTTGACATCGATCTTCCTCGCAAGAAAATTCGGTGTAACCGTATATGCAACGGACCTCTGGATAAGTGCCACAGAAAACTATCAGAGGTTCAAGGACCTGGGACTCGAGGACCTGATAATCCCCATTCATGCGGAGGCCCATGACCTGCCCTATGCCGAGGAATTCTTCGATATCATCATCAGTGTGGATTCGTTCCATTACTTCGGTCACGAGGAAGGGTATCTAGACAAACATCTGGCACCTTTGTTGAAGAAGGGAGGTCAGATACTGGTGGGAGTTCCCGGGCTCAAGAAGGAGTTCAACGGGAACATTCCGGAGGAGATGAGACCATTCTATCAGGATGATTACAATTTCCATACCGGTGAATGGTGGACTGCATTGTGGGAGGACTCGGAACTTGTTGAAGGGGTCTATTCGAAAGAATTGGATTGCCATGAACAGGCATGGGTTGAATGGCTCTCCTGTGACCATGAATATGCAAAGCGGGACAGTGCAATGATGGAAGCAGAAGGCGGTAAATATTACGCAACCGTATACATAAGATCCTCGAGGAAATGA